Proteins found in one Pelmatolapia mariae isolate MD_Pm_ZW linkage group LG7, Pm_UMD_F_2, whole genome shotgun sequence genomic segment:
- the LOC134631237 gene encoding ankyrin repeat and SOCS box protein 13-like isoform X2 produces the protein MKWRSHGPDRPCMEKSVSSLELVTNSNQDSRFNKESAAHGLGFWTDRSAVHEAAAQGRAFQLQQLIEGGAAVNIVAVDSITPLHEACIQGQAQCVRLLLDAGAQVDARNIDGSTPLCDACAAGSLDCVKLLLEYGATVNPPLFTFSPLHEACMGGNSDCVQLMIDQGAHMEAHDCHYGTPLHVACARQHYDCAKVLLNAGANVNAAKLHETALHHAAKAKNTDLIELLVEFGGNVYARDNLNKKPIHYTTLGSPSYLCLEFFENNPLSLQQISRVAVRRILGTSAHKVVSRLDLPNRIISFLSYIPAPVIEI, from the exons ATGAAATGGAGATCACACGGGCCAGACCGTCCTTGTATGGAGAAATCGGTAAGTAGCTTAGAGTTGGTGACTAACAGTAACCAAGACAGCCGTTTCAATAAGGAGTCTGCCG CACACGGCCTTGGATTCTGGACAGACCGGTCAGCAGTGCACGAGGCTGCTGCACAAGGCAGGGCCTTCCAGTTGCAGCAGCTGATCGAAGGAGGTGCCGCAGTTAACATAGTGGCTGTGGACTCCATCACCCCCCTGCACGAGGCCTGTATACAGGGACAGGCCCAGTGTGTCAGACTGCTGCTGGATGCTGGCGCACAG GTGGACGCTCGTAACATCGATGGTAGCACGCCGCTGTGTGATGCTTGTGCAGCTGGCAGTCTGGATTGCGTCAAGCTGCTGCTGGAGTATGGAGCAACTGTAAATCCTCCACTGTTCACCTTCTCACCTCTTCATGAAGCCTGCATGGGAG GGAATTCAGATTGTGTTCAGCTCATGATCGATCAAGGAGCTCACATGGAGGCCCATGACTGCCACTATGGGACACCGCTCCATGTAGCCTGTGCCAGGCAACATTATGACTGCGCCAAAGTTCTCCTCAACGCAG GGGCAAACGTGAACGCTGCCAAGCTCCATGAGACAGCTCTTCATCACGCAGCCAAGGCAAAAAACACAGATTTGATTGAGTTGCTTGTGGAGTTTGGGGGGAATGTGTACGCCAGGGATAACCTGAACAAGAAACCTATCCACTACACCACTCTGGGATCCCCATCGTATCTCTGCCTTGAGTTCTTTGAGA ATAACCCCCTGAGTTTACAGCAGATCAGCAGGGTGGCAGTGAGGAGGATTCTCGGCACAAGCGCACATAAAGTTGTTTCTAGGCTGGACTTGCCTAATCGTATCATAAGCTTCCTCTCTTACATTCCGGCTCCAGTCATTGAAATTTAA
- the LOC134631237 gene encoding ankyrin repeat and SOCS box protein 13-like isoform X1 — translation MEITRARPSLYGEIAHGLGFWTDRSAVHEAAAQGRAFQLQQLIEGGAAVNIVAVDSITPLHEACIQGQAQCVRLLLDAGAQVDARNIDGSTPLCDACAAGSLDCVKLLLEYGATVNPPLFTFSPLHEACMGGNSDCVQLMIDQGAHMEAHDCHYGTPLHVACARQHYDCAKVLLNAGANVNAAKLHETALHHAAKAKNTDLIELLVEFGGNVYARDNLNKKPIHYTTLGSPSYLCLEFFENNPLSLQQISRVAVRRILGTSAHKVVSRLDLPNRIISFLSYIPAPVIEI, via the exons ATGGAGATCACACGGGCCAGACCGTCCTTGTATGGAGAAATCG CACACGGCCTTGGATTCTGGACAGACCGGTCAGCAGTGCACGAGGCTGCTGCACAAGGCAGGGCCTTCCAGTTGCAGCAGCTGATCGAAGGAGGTGCCGCAGTTAACATAGTGGCTGTGGACTCCATCACCCCCCTGCACGAGGCCTGTATACAGGGACAGGCCCAGTGTGTCAGACTGCTGCTGGATGCTGGCGCACAG GTGGACGCTCGTAACATCGATGGTAGCACGCCGCTGTGTGATGCTTGTGCAGCTGGCAGTCTGGATTGCGTCAAGCTGCTGCTGGAGTATGGAGCAACTGTAAATCCTCCACTGTTCACCTTCTCACCTCTTCATGAAGCCTGCATGGGAG GGAATTCAGATTGTGTTCAGCTCATGATCGATCAAGGAGCTCACATGGAGGCCCATGACTGCCACTATGGGACACCGCTCCATGTAGCCTGTGCCAGGCAACATTATGACTGCGCCAAAGTTCTCCTCAACGCAG GGGCAAACGTGAACGCTGCCAAGCTCCATGAGACAGCTCTTCATCACGCAGCCAAGGCAAAAAACACAGATTTGATTGAGTTGCTTGTGGAGTTTGGGGGGAATGTGTACGCCAGGGATAACCTGAACAAGAAACCTATCCACTACACCACTCTGGGATCCCCATCGTATCTCTGCCTTGAGTTCTTTGAGA ATAACCCCCTGAGTTTACAGCAGATCAGCAGGGTGGCAGTGAGGAGGATTCTCGGCACAAGCGCACATAAAGTTGTTTCTAGGCTGGACTTGCCTAATCGTATCATAAGCTTCCTCTCTTACATTCCGGCTCCAGTCATTGAAATTTAA